Part of the Aliiroseovarius sp. F47248L genome is shown below.
TTCAAGGCGTATGATCAGATTGACGGCGCGCCGGAAGAGAAAGCACGTGGTATCACGATCTCGACCGCCCACGTTGAGTATGAGACCGACGCGCGTCACTACGCCCATGTCGACTGCCCCGGCCACGCTGACTATGTGAAGAACATGATCACCGGTGCGGCGCAGATGGACGGCGCGATCCTGGTTGTGAACGCTGCTGACGGCCCGATGCCGCAGACCCGCGAGCACATCCTCTTGGGCCGCCAGGTTGGTATCCCGACCATGGTCGTGTTCATGAACAAGGTCGATCAGGTTGACGACGAAGAGCTGCTTGAGCTGGTCGAGATGGAGATCCGCGAGCTCTTGACCGAATACGGTTATCCGGGCGACGACATTCCGATCATCGCAGGCTCGGCTCTGGCTGCCCTTGAAGGTCGCGACGCCAATATCGGCGAAGACAAGATCCGCGAACTGATGGCGGCTGTTGACGAGTTCATCCCGACGCCGGCCCGCCCGGTTGACGGTGCGTTCCTGCTGCCGATCGAAGACGTGTTCTCGATCTCGGGCCGCGGCACGGTTGTGACCGGTCGTGTTGAGCGTGGTGTTGTGAATGTTGGCGACGAGATCGAAATCGTCGGCCTGAAGGACACGCAGAAAACGACCTGCACGGGCGTTGAAATGTTCCGCAAGCTGCTGGATCGCGGTGAAGCTGGCGACAACGTCGGCGTTCTTCTGCGCGGTATCGACCGTGAGAAGGTCGAGCGTGGCCAGGTTCTGTGTAAGCCGGGCTCGGTGAACCCGCACACGAAGTTCGAAGCCGAGGTCTATATCCTGACCAAGGAAGAGGGTGGCCGTCACACGCCGTTCTTCGCGAACTACCGTCCGCAGTTCTACTTCCGGACCACCGACGTGACCGGCACGGTTGAGCTG
Proteins encoded:
- the tuf gene encoding elongation factor Tu, with the translated sequence FKAYDQIDGAPEEKARGITISTAHVEYETDARHYAHVDCPGHADYVKNMITGAAQMDGAILVVNAADGPMPQTREHILLGRQVGIPTMVVFMNKVDQVDDEELLELVEMEIRELLTEYGYPGDDIPIIAGSALAALEGRDANIGEDKIRELMAAVDEFIPTPARPVDGAFLLPIEDVFSISGRGTVVTGRVERGVVNVGDEIEIVGLKDTQKTTCTGVEMFRKLLDRGEAGDNVGVLLRGIDREKVERGQVLCKPGSVNPHTKFEAEVYILTKEEGGRHTPFFANYRPQFYFRTTDVTGTVELPSGTEMVMPGDNLKFNVELIAPIAMEEKLRFAIREGGRTVGSGVVSKIIE